Part of the Musa acuminata AAA Group cultivar baxijiao chromosome BXJ3-10, Cavendish_Baxijiao_AAA, whole genome shotgun sequence genome, agagagagagagagatcagggaATAGCCTTGGCGCTGGTGACGAGCTTAAACCACTGGCTCCCAGGATCGCAGTTGGCGTCGTCGCGGAGGCACTTGCATGGATTTGTGACGACGACGTTCTGGCCGACGTCCAAGCACAGGGTGCTGCCGTCACCGGGCAACGTGGTCGACACATGCATCCCCGAGTCCGAGACCAGATCCCAGGAGGAGCCCGAGTCGCTGCAGCTGTCGAACTTTACAGGCTTCCCTGATCCGGTGGCGGTCACGCACAGCGATGAATCTACGGATGTCAAGGTCCGCTGCTGGGTGTAGTGGAATGCTTGCATGTTGCCGTCGCAGGGACCAAAATCGAGCGTGTGGAATGTCAAGGAGCCCTGTCTGACGCAGAGCCCGGTGGATGGGTGGAGGATGATGATATAGGGAGGAGTTTTGGAGACGCCAGGACCTGTATCGAACATTTTGATCGCACGGTTTGTATCCGCTTTAAGCATTGGATCCAAGAAGAGGGGTTCGTCGAGTACCTTGAAATGGCTGTTGCACCGCTCGAACTTTCTGTAGCACAGTCTGGTTTCTGACGCCGGCCCAGTCATATGTTAGCATTCCATAGGACTCCCCCTTGTCGACGACGCCTTCTCGGAGGTAGTAACTCCCTTGCAAGGTCCACAGCGCCCAGTCCACGTCCTTGTCTGCTAAAAACGCCAGGATGCAACCGAAGTAGCGGTTGTCGTTCAGGTTGCCGCCTTGTTGGTCCACTCCATACTCGCTGACGAAGAGCGGCAGCTGCCGGTCCAGCAGAAACCCCGCCCTGGTGTTCACGCTCCCGGAGATGCTTCCGCAGACGTTGTTGGGGTTGCCCTTGACCCACGCGTCGCCGTTGCTGAAGGCGTACCAGTGCAGCTCGAAGACGAGCTTCCGCTGGAAGCTCACATCGACCTGCCTGTTCGCCAGGAAGCTCAGGTCGTTGTCGAAGCTGAGGCCGGATAGCACGACGAGCACGTCTTGGTTGGCGCCGTGCACGGCCTCCGCGCCCTTCTGCATGTACCTGAAGGAGGAGGAGAATTAGGAAGAGTGGGAAGGGAGCGGAAGGATGAAGACGCGAAATGACGGTGACGTACGTGAACCAGTCGTCCACGTTCTGTCGTCGACCTCTGAGCTCGTTCCGCAGGCTCATGCCGACCACGTTGGGGGTTCCTTTGAACATCGTCGCCATTTTTATTAGGCCTTGATACCACACATTAGGATCGAAATAAGTGTCTCCGAAGAAGCCATTGCCATCGGAGTTGCTGCAGCACCACCCTGGCTTGCTGATGTGGTTGTCCAGTATCACCATTATATTGTTCGCTCCAAGCTTGGCAACCACAGCCTGCTCAGTTCTCTCAGGGATTAGCGAAAAAAAGGgtctatatatacacatatacatttaTTGGGTCAAAAGAAAGGGCATTTGAACCCTGACACATCGGATCTGTGAAAGGTGATGTGCTTTCTGCTGTTCTTGTCCTTGGTTCATGACGATCGTGCATGTTACCGAATGCATTCGAGGAGAAACTTGACGAACTGTggctgaagagagagagagagggtcacCTTGTAGGCTTGGAGGAGGTTGAGGTCCACGAAAGTGGGGTTGTGGAGGGCGATGAGGGGGATGGTGGCGTCGAGGCCGGCTCTCTCGAAGGACTGCCGGACGGTGAGGGAGGCCAGTGACTCGTCGGTGAGCAGGAAGGTGGGGTAGGTGAGCCGGACGCAGTTGAAGCCCATGAGGTGGATATTCCACGTGATGCTCGCCAGTGGTTGCTTGGACAAGCCCTCCGCCAGCATCAGCTCCAAGTGCGACGGCCAGTTCACGCAGGCGAGCTTGACGCGCGTGCCGGAGGCGTCCACGATCCACCGGCCGTCCGTGAAGAGGGGAGAGGCGGCGGCGAGGTCGTGCAAGGTTGCATGGAGGATTAAAGAGATAAGTAGAGGGCCGAGGAAGGAAGATGAAGGCCTCATTTTTTCGGGTTGTGGCAGTTGAAGCGTAGGACTGTTGCAGCAGCAGACCGAGATTTCGATCGTGCATATTTATAGAGGAACACAATACACTGAGACAGAATAgacaatttaaattatttttttttctaaaatatactttttaagaaatgatatttttttagagaaaaaaaatatttccatCACATTTAAATTATGAGAAAACATAGAATATATAATTTGCTTTCTTTGAAGACATCCATCGACGTAGAACGAGTTCGTGTCCCACTTGTGAGGAAACAAAGGAaatccttttattatgataataaaataaataaataaataaaaggaagaaataacaacaacaacaacaacaataataatatggTAAACAAATGAAAATGGTACGCATAGCAAAAAAAGTACGAAGAGAACATACCACCGGAACAAAATATGTGGGGTGACTCATCATTTTTGAA contains:
- the LOC135651796 gene encoding glycosyl hydrolase 5 family protein-like, whose product is MRPSSSFLGPLLISLILHATLHDLAAASPLFTDGRWIVDASGTRVKLACVNWPSHLELMLAEGLSKQPLASITWNIHLMGFNCVRLTYPTFLLTDESLASLTVRQSFERAGLDATIPLIALHNPTFVDLNLLQAYKAVVAKLGANNIMVILDNHISKPGWCCSNSDGNGFFGDTYFDPNVWYQGLIKMATMFKGTPNVVGMSLRNELRGRRQNVDDWFTYMQKGAEAVHGANQDVLVVLSGLSFDNDLSFLANRQVDVSFQRKLVFELHWYAFSNGDAWVKGNPNNVCGSISGSVNTRAGFLLDRQLPLFVSEYGVDQQGGNLNDNRYFGCILAFLADKDVDWALWTLQGSYYLREGVVDKGESYGMLTYDWAGVRNQTVLQKVRAVQQPFQGPGVSKTPPYIIILHPSTGLCVRQGSLTFHTLDFGPCDGNMQAFHYTQQRTLTSVDSSLCVTATGSGKPVKFDSCSDSGSSWDLVSDSGMHVSTTLPGDGSTLCLDVGQNVVVTNPCKCLRDDANCDPGSQWFKLVTSAKAIP